The segment GCAGGAAGATCAGTGGCTTGCGTAGATAGAGAAGGTAATGGAAGATATGGTCTTTATGTATCAAATTATGGTGGACCAACAAGATTCTATGAAATTGAAGATGGAAAGATAAAAGATAAAGCAGAAAATTTAAATTTAAATAATGTTACGGGTGGAAGGGCAGTTGTTTCAGGTCATATTTTAACAGACAAATCTGATATTTTTGCAGCAAATGAGCGGGGTGCAAATTATCTTTTAAAAAATAATGATGGTGTATTTGAAGATGTAGCATTTGATTTTCGTGTAGATGATGTGATTCAGAATGGTAGAGGAACTGTACTTTCAGATATTTTATACAGAGGTAGGTTAGATATAATAAGTGGAAACTGGAAGGGATATCACAGAGCTTATGTTTTAGAAAATAATCAATTCAAAGATGTAGGGAGCAGTAAATTTGATAAACCCTCTAGAATTCGAACAATTATTTCTGCTGATTTTGATAATGATGGTTATGATGAAATTTTTATGAATAATATAGCTGAGCCCAACAAGTTATTTAGGATAAAAGAGAATGGAATATTTGAAGAAATTAAACTTGAAGTAGCTCTTGAAGCTGATGGATATGGAACAGGTGCTGCAGTTGCTGACATCGATAATGATGGAATTCTAGAATTGATAGTGTCTCGTGGTGAAAGTAAAGAACAACCTTTAACTTTATATAAAGCAAAAGTTGATAAACAAAGCAAATATTTGAGAATAAAACCGATTAATCTATTTGGTGCTCCAGCAAGAGGAGCAACTGTTACGTTGATTAGTAATCAAAGAAAACATTCAAAAACTATAGATGCTGGATCAGGTTATCTGTGCCAAATGGAGCCTGTGGCACATTATGGAATTAGAAAAAATGAAAATAATTTTAAAGTAGAAGTAAAATGGACAAATGGTACTAAAGATTTAATTAAAATAACTTCGTTAAATCAAACAATCACTATTAAGCAAAAATGAAAAAAACTTTGTTTAAATTTACTATAATTATTTTTGCATTAATTCAATTTGAAACATTCGCAAATGAAAAAAATTATTATAAAGAATTAATAACTGACTGGTCAAGAATATTTCCAGATCAAAATAGAAATGCTGCTGGGCCGAAGTTTTTTAAATATATCATAGACAAAGAAATTACTTTTAAGGATTTTACTGAATTTAATAAGTTATATTGTGCAGTTTCAGGATCATTAATTGATCCTGACAGTGAACCTGATTTTTTATTTGC is part of the Candidatus Pelagibacter sp. HTCC7211 genome and harbors:
- a CDS encoding CRTAC1 family protein — its product is MKSFFKKIIILSILSLPNTVNADFFEDITYKIENNSKRLSYGVSVTDMDQDGKYEFLVTGFGYANLALSYDNGKLINIANKNVFSDKFRKTIGVAACDVDRDGYEEIYFLNTDTYSGKKKYSDRLIDFEENKFLDMFEIEKNKEDLNLTAGRSVACVDREGNGRYGLYVSNYGGPTRFYEIEDGKIKDKAENLNLNNVTGGRAVVSGHILTDKSDIFAANERGANYLLKNNDGVFEDVAFDFRVDDVIQNGRGTVLSDILYRGRLDIISGNWKGYHRAYVLENNQFKDVGSSKFDKPSRIRTIISADFDNDGYDEIFMNNIAEPNKLFRIKENGIFEEIKLEVALEADGYGTGAAVADIDNDGILELIVSRGESKEQPLTLYKAKVDKQSKYLRIKPINLFGAPARGATVTLISNQRKHSKTIDAGSGYLCQMEPVAHYGIRKNENNFKVEVKWTNGTKDLIKITSLNQTITIKQK